Below is a window of Variovorax sp. TBS-050B DNA.
TGAACACCTCGGCGGGCCCGGCCATCAACACCAAGCACGTGCAGACCGAGGTGCTGGTCGAGAACGGCGGCACGGTCGTCATCGGTGGTATCTTCGAACTCACCGAAACCAATGACGAATCGCGCGTGCCGGTGCTGGGTGAAGTGCCCTACCTCGGGGCGCTGTTCCGCAAGCGCGAACGCGTTGCCAACAAGACCGAAATGCTCGTCTTTATCACTCCGAAGATGATTACCGACCGCAACGCCGCGCGCTGACGCGCGGGCGTAGCAGCCACCGCGTGGCGGTCGCACTCGTCGGGTTGCCCGGCGCCGGCAAATCCGCAGTGGGCCGGCGCCTCGGCGCACGCCTGGACCTTCCCTTCGTCGACACCGACCACGTGATCGAGCAGCGCATCGGCTGCTCGATCCGCGATTACTTCGAGCGCGAGGGCGAGACCGCCTTCCGCGACCTCGAGCAGTCGGTGATCGCCGACCTGGCCGCGCGGCCGCACGGCATCCTGGCCACCGGCGGCGGTGCGGTCCTGCGCGAGGCCAACCGCAGGCAGCTGCACGAGCACTTCCACGTCATCTACCTGCGTTCCTCGCCCGAAGACCTGTTCCGGCGGCTGCGGCACGACGTCAAGCGGCCCTTGCTGCAGGTGGCGGACCCGCTCGGCCGCCTGCGCGAGCTGCACGACGCGCGCGACCCGCTCTACCGCGAGACGGCGCACGACGTGGTCGACACCGGCCGCCCCTCGATCGCCATGCTGGTGAACATCATCGTGATGCAGCTCGAACTCGCCGGCATCGTCACCCCCGGGGCGCATCCCGAAGAGCCCGCCGCCTGAGCGGCGCCGACCCGGCGGCCGGGCCGCCCGGCGCGCAGCGCCTAAACTCGCTGCCATGCCATTCCCCGCATCCTCCGCACCGCCAGAGCGCGTCGACATCCAGCTCGGCGACCGCAGCTATCCGATCCTGATCGGCGCCGGCCTGCTGGACGATCCCGCGAGCTATGCCGCGGTGCCTGCTGCCGCGAGCGCGCTGATCGTGAGCAACACCACGGTGGCGCCGCTCTACGCCCAGCGCCTGCGCGCCGCACTCGCGGGCCGCTTCCGCAGCGTGCACCTGCTCGAACTGCCCGATGGCGAAAGCCACAAGAACTTGCAGACCCTGAACCTGATCTTCGACGAGCTGCTCGGGCAGGGCAGCGACCGCAAGACGGTGCTCTTCGCGCTCGGCGGTGGCGTGGTGGGCGACATGACAGGCTTCGCGGCCGCGAGCTACATGCGCGGCGTGCCCTTCGTGCAGGTGCCGACGACCCTGCTCGCGCAGGTCGATTCGTCGGTGGGCGGCAAGACGGCCATCAACCATCCGCTCGGCAAGAACATGATCGGCGCCTTCTACCAGCCGCAGCTCGTGCTGTGCGACCTGGACACGCTGCAGACGCTGCCGCCGCGCGAACTGAGTGCCGGCCTGGCCGAGGTGATCAAGTACGGGCCGATCCACGACATGCCGTTCCTCGACTGGATCGAAGCGAACATCGATGCGCTGGTGGCGCGCGACCCCGTCGCCCTCGCGCATGCGGTCAAGCGCAGCTGCGAGATCAAGGCGCTGGTGGTCGGTCAGGACGAGCGCGAAACCGGCCTGCGCGCGATCCTGAACTTCGGCCACACCTTCGGCCATGCGATCGAGTCGGGCCTGGGCTACGGCGAATGGCTCCATGGCGAGGCGGTCGGCTGCGGCATGGTCATGGCGGCGCATCTGTCGCAGCGGCTCGGCGGCGTCGACGCCGCCTTCGTTGAGCGGCTCACGCGCCTGATCGCGCGCGCCGGCCTGCCGACCGTCGGCCCGGCCCTGGGTGCCGACAGGTACATCGAACTGATGCGGGTCGACAAGAAGTCCGAGGCGGGCGAGATCCGCTTCGTGGTCATCGACAGGCCGGGCTCGGCCGTGGTCCGCAGCGCGCCCGACGCGCTCGTGCGCGAAGTGCTCGCGCAGTGCTGCCGCGCCGCCGAATGAACCTCGCGGCCTGGGCCTGCCATCCGTCGCGCTCGCGCGGGCGCCGGCATGCCGAGCCGCCCGCGCCCACGCGCGATGCCTTCCAGCGCGACCGCGACCGCATCGTGCATTCCACCGCCTTCCGGCGCCTGGTCTACAAGACCCAGGTATTCCTGAACCACGAAGGCGACCTGTTCCGCACGCGGCTCACGCATTCGCTGGAGGTGGCGCAGCTGGGCCGCTCGATCGCGCGCGCCCTGCGCCTCAACGAGGACCTCGTCGAAGCTATCGCGCTGGCGCACGACCTCGGCCACACGCCCTTCGGCCATGCGGGCCAGGATGCGCTCAACGCCTGCATGGAGGGCCATGGCGGCTTCGAGCACAACCTGCAGAGCCTGCGCGTGGTCGATGCGCTCGAGCACCGCTATCCGCAGTACGACGGGCTGAACCTGAGCTTCGAGACCCGCGAAGGCATCCTCAAGCACTGCTCACGCGCCAATGCCGAACGGATCGAGGCCGCCGAGCCGTACGGCGTGGCGCGGCGCTTCCTCGACCGCACGCAGCCGGGCCTCGAGGCGCAGCTGTGCAACCTCGCCGATGCCATCGCCTACAACGCGCACGACATCGACGACGGCGTGCGCTCCGGGCTCATCAGCGTCGAGCAGCTCGCGGAAGTGGCGCTGTTCGAGCGCTACCGGCGCGAGGCGCTGGACGAATACCCGCAGCTCGAAGGGCGGCGCGTGCTCTACGAAGCGATCCGGCGCATGCTCAGTGCCCAGGTGTACGACGTGATCGACGCCACCCGCGCGGCGATCGAGGCGGCGGCGCCGGCCGATGCCGACGCGGTGCGCCGCGCGCCGCCGCTGGTCCGCTTCAGCGACGGCATGCAGGCGCAGTCGGACGCGCTCAAGCGCTTTCTGTTCCGCAACCTGTACCGGCATCCCCAGGTGACCCAGACCACCGACCAGGCGCAGCAGGTGGTGCGCGAGCTGTTCGCGGCCTACCTCGAACGCGACGCGGAAATGCCTGCCTCCTACGCCGGGCGCCGCGACCGGCACCGCGCCGTCGCCGACTACATCGCCGGCATGACCGACCGCTTCGCGATGCGCGAGCATGAGCGGCTGACCGGCCGCCGGGGCATCGGATGACCGTTGGCGGCAGCAGCACCGCGGCCGCGCCCGCGCGCGTTCCGGCCGCGGCCTTCGCCGTCGTGCTGGGCGGCGTCAGCGCCGCGCTGCACCTGGGCAAGCTGCCACCGGCCGTGCCCGCGCTGCAGGCCTCGATGGGCATCGACCTCGTCCAGGCCGGCTTCCTGCTGTCGCTCGTGCAGGTGGCGAGCATGACGCTGGGGCTCGTGGTCGGGCTCGCGGCCGACACGATCGGCCTGCGCCGCAGCATGCTGGCGGGGCTGTCGATCCTCACGGTCGCGAGCCTGCTGGGCGGCGCCGTGGGTGCCGGCTGGCTCGGCGGTGCGTTCGCGGTGCAATGGCTGCTGGGCCTGCGCGCGCTCGAAGGCATCGGTTTCCTGCTCGCCGTCATGCCCGGCCCGGGGCTGATCCGCCGGCTGACGCCGCCGGGCGCCGACAAGGCCGCGCTGGGCGTGTGGGGCGCCTACATGCCGCTCGGCGTGGCGCTCGCATTGCTCGTCGGGCCGGCGCTGATCGGCTGGGGCGGATGGGCCGACTGGTGGTGGACGCTGTCGGCCGTCTCGGCCGGCGCCGCGTTCTGGCTCTGGCGCATCGTGCCTGCCGACGTGCGCCGCGTGCCGGCGGCCGGAGTCGCCGGTGGCGCGGACCGCGGGGCCGACGGATGGCCGTCGCGGTTGCGGCTCACCCTCGCGGCCTCCGCGCCATGGATGATCGCCGCGACCTTCGCGGTCTATTCGGCCCAGTGGATGGCGGTGATCGGTTTTCTGCCCGCGATCTATGCCGCGGCCGGCGTGCCGGCGGGCTTCAATGCGGTGCTGACGGCGCTCGCCGCCGCGACGAACATCGTCGGCAACCTGGCCGGCGGCCGCTGGCTGCAGCGCGGCGTCGCACCCGAGCGGCTGCTGCGTACGGGCTTCCTGGCGATGGCGTTCGGCGGCATCGCGGCCTTCGCCCAGGTGGGGCAGGGCGCCGATGCCCTCGGGCTGCCGCCGGCGCTGCGCTATGTCGCCGTGTGCCTGTTCTCTCTCGGTGGTGGCATGGTGCCCGCGACGCTGTTCCTGCTCGGCGTGCGGCTGGCGCCCGGGGCTTCCACCGTCTCCACCACCGTGGGGCTGGTGCAGCAGGCTTCGTCGCTCGGGCAGTTCCTGGCGCCGCCCGCGGTGGCGTGGATCGCACAGCGCGCCGGCGGCTGGCACTGGACCTGGGGCGCCACGCTCGCCTGCTCGCTCGCGGGCATCGCGCTCGCGCGGCGCTTGGGGCGAATACGCCTGGCGGCGGAGGTGGCATGACGGGCGCGGCGACAATCGAGGCCATGCAAGCCGAAGCCGACACGCGGCGCTGGCTGGAGCGCGCGGTCATCGGGCTCAACCTCTGCCCCTTCGCCAAGGCGGTGCACGTGAAGCGGCAGATCCACTATGCCGTCTACCTGCCGGCCGGCGACGAGTCCCTGATCGAGATGCTCCTGGCCGAGGCCCATGAACTCACCGCGCGCGATGCTTCCGTGCGCGACACCACCTTGCTGATCGCACCCAACACCTTGGCGGATTTTCTGGACTTCAACGACTTCACGGTGCGCGCCGAACGCAAGCTCGCGCGCGCGGGTTTCGACGGCGTGCTGCAGCTCGCGAGCTTCCACCCGCACTTCCAGTTCGCCGGCAGCGCGGCCGACGACATCGCCAATGCCACCAACCGCGCGCCGTATCCCACGCTGCACCTGCTGCGCGAAGAGAGCGTCGGCCGCGCCGTCGATGCCTTCCCCGATGCCGAGGCGATCTTCGAGCGCAACATCGAAACCCTCGAGGCGCTGGGGCAGGCCGGCTGGGATGCGCTCGACGTCGGCCCCGGGAGCGCGCGCCCATGAGCGCCCACGCAGCCAAGGCCGCGGCGAAGACCACCCGCACGGCCGCCAGGGCCGATGCCGAGCTGGCCGAGGTGCTGCGCCCCGGCCAGTCCATCGAGCTCCTGAAGGAACTGCACATCCTCACGCGCGAAGGACGGCTCAACCAGGACTCGCGCCGCAAGCTCAAGCAGGTCTACCACCTGTTCCAGTTCATCGAACAGCTGCTGCGCGAGCTGCCCGAGGCGGGTGGCGACGCCACCCTGGCCGACCACGGCGCGGGCAAGTCGTACCTGGGTTTCATCATCTATGACCTGTTCTTCCGCGCGCGCGCCGGCGGCCATGTCTACGGCATCGAGACGCGCGCCGAATTGGTCGAGAAATCGCGCGCCCTGGCCGCGCGGCTCGGTTTCGAGCGGATGTCGTTCCTCAACCTCACGGTGGCCGAATCCGCCACCGCGCGCGAGCTGCCCGAGCGCATCGACGTGGTCACCGCGCTGCACGCCTGCGACACCGCCACCGACGATGCGATCGCCTTCGGCCTCGCGAAGAAGGCGCGCTGCATGGTGCTCGTCCCCTGCTGCCAGGCCGAAGTGGCCGCCTGCCTGCGCGAGACCAAGGCGCTGGCGCTGTCGCGCACCCCGCTCGCCGAGCTCTGGCGCCATCCGCTGCACACGCGCGAGATCGGCAGCCAGCTCACCAACGTGCTGCGCTGCCTGTACCTCGAGGCCAACGGCTACAGCGTGACGGTGACCGAACTCGTCGGCTGGGAGCACAGCATGAAGAACGAGCTGATCCTGGCCCGCCACACCGGCCACCGCAAGGCGGCGGCGGCCGCGCGGCTGCGCGAGCTGCTGTCGCAGTTCGGGCTCGACGCGCTGGGCGACACGCGCTTCCGCCTGCCCTGAGGCGTACCCGGAAAAAAGAAGAAGCGCGCCCCGTACGACGCCATGGCCCGTCTGCCCCGCCTCACGCTCGCCGGCATGCCGCACCACGTGATCCAGCGCGGCAACAACCGCCAGCCGATCTTCGTCGACCGGGCCGACCACGAGCGGCTGCTCGCGCTCATGGCCGAGGCGGCCGCCCGCTTCGGCGTGGCGGTGCATGCCTACGTGCTGATGGACAATCACTTCCATCTGCTGGCCACGCCCGGCACCGACACCGGGCTGCCGCAGTTCATGCAATCGGTCGGGCGCAGCTACGTGCGCTACTTCAACGACCGGCACGGCCGCAGCGGCACCTTGTGGGAAGGGCGCTACAGGTCCACGCTGATCCAGACCGACCGCTATCTGCTGACCTGCATGGCGTACATCGATCTCAATCCGGTCCGCGCGGGCATGGTGCCGGATGCGCGCGACTTCCCCTGGTCCAGCCATGCCCACTACGCGGGCCTGCGGCACGACAAGCTGCTGACGCCGCATCCGCTCTACTGGGAGCTTGGCAACACGCCGTTCGCCCGCGAAGCCGCCTACGTCGAACTCGTGCGCGCCGGCGTGCGGGCCGCGGACCAGGGCACGCTGACCGACGCGACGCTGCGCGGCTGGGCGGCGGGCGACGCCGACTTCCTCGCGTCGCTCCAGAAGTCGACCGAGCGGCGCGTGAGCAAGACCAAGGCCGGACGGCCTCCCTCGACGCCGGCCCCATAACGCTACGTTGCTGCGCAGCGGCGCCAGGTCCTTTTCGGACTTTTTAATCTGTCCCCATTTTTATCTCGACCAAAAGACTCGATTTCAAATCAGACTCTGACCCCCATTAAAGTGTTTGGCATTCTTTGTGCATCGCAATATGCTTCCAATCCCTGCGAAAACTGAAGGAGTGCGCCATGACGACGGCTGCCGAGATCGAACATCTCCAACAACACGGTCTGTATTCCGCTGCCGACGAACATGACGCCTGCGGCGTCGGCTTCGTGGCGCACATCAAGGGCGAGAAGAGCCACGCCATCGTGCTCCAGGGCCTGAAGATCCTCGAGAACCTCGACCATCGCGGCGCAGTGGGCGCTGACAAGCTGATGGGCGACGGCGCCGGCATCCTGATCCAGCTGCCCGACCGCCTCTACCGCGAGGAAATGGCCAAGCAGGGCGTCACGCTGCCGCCGCCCGGCGAATACGGCGTGGGCATGATCTTCCTGCCCAAGGAACACGCCTCGCGCCAGGCCTGCGAGCAGGAAATGGAGCGCGCGATCAAGGCCGAAGGCCAGGTGCTGCTGGGCTGGCGCGACGTGCCTGTCAACCGCGACATGCCGATGTCGCCGACCGTGCGCGAGAAGGAACCGCTGCTGCGCCAGGTCTTCATCGGCCGCGGCAACGACGTGATCGTGCAGGACGCGCTCGAACGCAAGCTCTACGTGATCCGCAAGACCGCGAGCGCCAACATCCAGCGCCTGAAGCTCAAGCACAGCAAGGAATACTACGTGCCGAGCATGTCGAGCCGCACGGTGGTCTACAAGGGCCTGCTGCTGGCCGACCAGGTCGGCACCTACTACCTCGACCTGCAGGACAAGCGCTGCGTCTCGGCGCTGGGCCTGGTGCACCAGCGTTTCTCGACCAACACCTTCCCCGAGTGGCCGCTGGCCCACCCGTACCGCTACGTCGCCCACAACGGCGAAATCAACACGGTCAAGGGCAACTACAACTGGATGAAGGCGCGCGAAGGCGTGATGTCCTCGCCGGTGCTCGGCCCCGACCTGCAGAAGCTCTATCCGATCAGCTTCGCCGGCCAGTCCGACACCGCCACCTTCGACAACTGCCTCGAGCTGCTGACGATGGCCGGCTACCCGATCAGCCAGGCCGTGATGATGATGATTCCCGAGCCCTGGGAACAGCACGCCACCATGGACCCGCGTCGCCGCGCGTTCTACGAATACCACGCCGCGATGCTCGAGCCCTGGGACGGCCCGGCCTCGATCGTGTTCACCGACGGCCGCCAGATCGGCGCCACGCTCGACCGCAACGGCCTGCGCCCCTCGCGCTACTGCGTGACCGACGACGACCTCGTCATCATGGCCTCCGAATCGGGCGTGCTGCCCGTGCCCGAGCAGAAGATCGTGCGCAAGTGGCGCCTGCAGCCCGGCAAGATGTTCCTGATCGACCTGGAGCAGGGCCGCATGATCGACGACGAGGAGGTCAAGGCCACCCTCGCCAACAGCAAGCCCTACAAGCAGTGGATCGAGAACCTGCGCATCAAGCTCGACAGCGTCGAGGCCGAGCCGGTGGTCGCGCCGCTGTCGCAGGTGCCGCTGCTCGATCGCCAGCAGGCCTTCGGCTACACGCAGGAGGACATCAAGTTCCTCATGAGCCCGATGGCGCAGGCCGGCGAGGAGGGCATCGGCTCCATGGGCAACGACAGCCCGCTCGCGGTGCTCTCGAGCAAGAACAAGCCGCTCTACAACTACTTCAAGCAGCTGTTCGCGCAGGTGACGAACCCGCCGATCGACCCGATCCGCGAGGCGATCGTGATGTCGCTCGTGTCCTTCATCGGCCCGAAGCCGAACCTGCTCGACATCAACCAGGTCAACCCGCCGATGCGGCTCGAGGTGAGCCAGCCGATCCTCGACTTCGCCGACATGGCGAAGCTGCGCGACATCGGCACCTACACCCAGGGCAAGTTCAAGAGCTACGTGCTCGACATCACCTATCCGCTCGCCTGGGGCTACGAAGGCGTCGAGGCCAAGCTCGCGTCGCTCTGCGCCGAGGCGGTGGACGCGATCAAGGGCGGCCACAACATCCTGATCGTGAGCGACCGCGGCGTCGGTCCCACGCAGGTGGCGATTCCCGCCGTGCTCGCGCTCTCGGCCGTGCACCAGTACCTGGTGCGCGAGGGTCTGCGCACCACGGCCGGCCTGGTGGTCGAGACCGGTTCGGCGCGCGAAGTGCACCACTTCGCGGTGCTCGCGGGCTACGGCGCCGAAGCCGTGCACCCCTACCTCGCGATGGAAACGCTGGCCGCGATGCACGCCGACCTGCCGGGCGACCTGAGCGCCGAGAAGGCGGTCTACAACTACGTCAAGGCGATCGGCAAGGGCCTGTCGAAGATCATGTCGAAGATGGGCGTCAGCACCTACATGAGCTACTGCGGCGCCCAGCTGTTCGAGGCCATCGGCCTGAACAGCGAGACCGTCTCCAAGTACTTCACCGGCACCGCGAGCCGCGTCGAGGGCATCGGCGTGTTCGAGATCGCCGAGGAAGCCATCCGCATGCACCGCGTCGCGTTCGGCGACGACCCCGTGCTCTCGAACATGCTCGACGCCGGCGGCGAATACGCCTGGCGCACGCGCGGCGAGGAGCACATGTGGACGCCCGACGCGATCGCCAAGCTGCAGCACAGCACGCGCGCCAACAACTGGAACACCTACAAGGAATACGCGCAGCTCATCAACGACCAGAACCGCCGCCACCTCACGCTGCGCGGCCTGTTCGAGTTCAAGATCGATCCGGCCAAGGCGATCCCCGTCGACGAGGTCGAACCGGCCTCCGAGATCGTCAAGCGCTTCGCCACCGGCGCGATGTCGCTCGGCTCGATCAGCACCGAGGCGCATTCGGTGCTCGCCGTCGCCATGAACCGCATCGGCGGCAAGAGCAACACCGGCGAGGGCGGCGAAGATCCCGCGCGCTACCGCAACGAGCTCAAGGGCATTCCGATCAAGCAGGGCGACACGCTCAAGAGCATCGTCGGCGCCGAGAACGTCGAGGTCGACCTGCCGCTCAAGGACGGCGACTCGCTGCGCTCGCGCATCAAGCAGGTGGCTTCGGGCCGCTTCGGCGTCACGGCCGAGTACCTGCATTCGGCCGACCAGATCCAGATCAAGATGGCGCAGGGCGCCAAGCCCGGCGAGGGCGGCCAGCTGCCCGGCGGCAAGGTCACCGAGTACATCGGCAAGCAGCGCTACGCGGTGCCGGGCGTGGGCCTCATCAGCCCGCCGCCGCACCACGACATCTACTCGATCGAGGACCTGGCGCAGCTCATCCACGACCTGAAGAACACCGCGCCGCACGCGAGCATCAGCGTGAAGCTGGTGAGCGAGATCGGCGTCGGCACCATCGCCGCGGGCGTGGCCAAGTGCAAGAGCGACCACGTGGTGATCGCCGGCCATGACGGCGGCACGGGCGCCTCGCCCTGGTCGTCGATCAAGCATGCGGGCAGCCCGTGGGAGATCGGCCTGGCCGAGACGCAGCAGACGCTGGTGCTCAACCGCCTGCGCAGCCGCATCCGCGTGCAGGCCGACGGCCAGATGAAGACCGGCCGCGACGTCGCGATCGGCGCGCTGCTGGGCGCCGACGAGTTCGGCTTCGCGACCGCGCCGCTGGTGGTCGAGGGCTGCATCATGATGCGCAAGTGCCACCTCAACACCTGCCCGGTGGGCGTGGCCACGCAGGACCCGGTGCTGCGCAAGAAGTTCTCGGGCAAGCCCGAGCACGTCGTCAACTACTTCTTCTTCGTCGCCGAGGAAGTGCGCCAGATCATGGCCCAGCTCGGCATCCGCAAGTTCGACGACATGATCGGCCGCGCCGACCTGCTCGACATGCGCCGCGGCATCGAACACTGGAAGGCCTCGGGCCTGGACTTCAGCCGCCTGTTCGCGCTGCCGAACGTGCCGGCCGAGGTGCCGCGCTACCACGTGGAGAACCAGGAGCACGGCCTCGACAAGGCGCTCGACGTCAAGCTGATCGAGAAGTCGCGTCCGGCCATCGAGCGCGGCGAGAAGGTGCAGTTCATCGAGGTGGCACGCAACGTCAACCGCTCCGTGGGCGCGATGCTCTCGGGCGCGCTGACCAAGGTGCATCCGCAGGGCCTGCCCGACGATTCGATCCGCATCCAGCTCGAAGGCACGGGCGGCCAGTCGTTCGGCGCCTTCCTGGCGCGCGGCATCACGCTGTACCTGATCGGCGACGCCAACGACTACACCGGCAAGGGCCTCTCGGGCGGCCGCGTGGTGGTGCGCCCGAGCCTGGACTTCCGCGGCGAGGCGGCGCGCAACACCATCGTCGGCAACACCGCGCTCTACGGCGCGACCACCGGCGAGGCCTACCTCTGCGGCGTGGCCGGCGAACGCTTCGCGGTGCGCCTCTCGGGCGCCACCGCGGTGGTCGAAGGCACGGGCGACCACGGCTGCGAGTACATGACCGGCGGCACCGTGGCCGTGCTCGGCAAGACCGGCCGCAACTTCGCGGCCGGCATGAGCGGCGGCGTGGCCTTCGTCTACGACGAGGACGGCCAGTTCGCCTCGCGCTGCAACATGGCCATGGTCTCGCTCGAGAAGGTGCTGACCTCGGCCGAGCAGACCGCGAGCATGCACCGCAAGATCTGGCACGGCGGCGAGACCGACGAGGCCCAGCTCAAGAAGCTGCTCGAGGAGCACCACCGCTGGACCGGCAGCAAGCGCGCGCGCGAGCTGCTCGACAACTGGGCCGTCTCGCGCACCAAGTTCGTGAAGGTGTTCCCGAACGAGTACAAGCGCGCGCTCGCGGAGCTGCACGACCGCAAGGTCGAGATCACGAGCAGCGGCAACAACGCGCACGTCGGCCTCGAGCCGCACGCGATCGCTGCCTCCAAGACCGCGCCGGCCGCTGCCTGAAGCCCGGGTGAACGAAGACACAACAAAGGAACATCACGATGGGAAAGATCACCGGCTTCCTGGAGCATGAGCGCATCGAGGAGGGCTACCGCCCGGTCGAGGAGCGCCTCAAGCACTACAAGGAATTCGTCATCGGCCTGAACACCGAGCAGGCGAAGGTGCAGGGCGCGCGCTGCATGGACTGCGGCACGCCCTTCTGCAACAGCGGCTGCCCGGTCAACAACATCATTCCGGACTTCAACGACCTCGTGTACCGCAACGACTGGCAGAACGCCTTCGCGGTGCTCGATTCGACCAACAACTTCCCGGAGTTCACCGGCCGCATCTGCCCCGCACCGTGCGAGGCCGCCTGCGTGCTCAACGTGAACGACGATCCGGTCGGCATCAAGTCGCTGGAGCACGCGATCATCGACCGCGCCTGGGACGAAGGCTGGGTCGCACCGCGCGTGGCCAAGCACAAGACCGGCAAGAAGGTCGCGGTCGTGGGCTCCGGTCCCGCCGGCATGGCCGCGGCGCAGCAGCTCGCACGCGCCGGCCACGACGTGACGCTGTTCGAGAAGAACGACCG
It encodes the following:
- a CDS encoding glutamate synthase-related protein is translated as MTTAAEIEHLQQHGLYSAADEHDACGVGFVAHIKGEKSHAIVLQGLKILENLDHRGAVGADKLMGDGAGILIQLPDRLYREEMAKQGVTLPPPGEYGVGMIFLPKEHASRQACEQEMERAIKAEGQVLLGWRDVPVNRDMPMSPTVREKEPLLRQVFIGRGNDVIVQDALERKLYVIRKTASANIQRLKLKHSKEYYVPSMSSRTVVYKGLLLADQVGTYYLDLQDKRCVSALGLVHQRFSTNTFPEWPLAHPYRYVAHNGEINTVKGNYNWMKAREGVMSSPVLGPDLQKLYPISFAGQSDTATFDNCLELLTMAGYPISQAVMMMIPEPWEQHATMDPRRRAFYEYHAAMLEPWDGPASIVFTDGRQIGATLDRNGLRPSRYCVTDDDLVIMASESGVLPVPEQKIVRKWRLQPGKMFLIDLEQGRMIDDEEVKATLANSKPYKQWIENLRIKLDSVEAEPVVAPLSQVPLLDRQQAFGYTQEDIKFLMSPMAQAGEEGIGSMGNDSPLAVLSSKNKPLYNYFKQLFAQVTNPPIDPIREAIVMSLVSFIGPKPNLLDINQVNPPMRLEVSQPILDFADMAKLRDIGTYTQGKFKSYVLDITYPLAWGYEGVEAKLASLCAEAVDAIKGGHNILIVSDRGVGPTQVAIPAVLALSAVHQYLVREGLRTTAGLVVETGSAREVHHFAVLAGYGAEAVHPYLAMETLAAMHADLPGDLSAEKAVYNYVKAIGKGLSKIMSKMGVSTYMSYCGAQLFEAIGLNSETVSKYFTGTASRVEGIGVFEIAEEAIRMHRVAFGDDPVLSNMLDAGGEYAWRTRGEEHMWTPDAIAKLQHSTRANNWNTYKEYAQLINDQNRRHLTLRGLFEFKIDPAKAIPVDEVEPASEIVKRFATGAMSLGSISTEAHSVLAVAMNRIGGKSNTGEGGEDPARYRNELKGIPIKQGDTLKSIVGAENVEVDLPLKDGDSLRSRIKQVASGRFGVTAEYLHSADQIQIKMAQGAKPGEGGQLPGGKVTEYIGKQRYAVPGVGLISPPPHHDIYSIEDLAQLIHDLKNTAPHASISVKLVSEIGVGTIAAGVAKCKSDHVVIAGHDGGTGASPWSSIKHAGSPWEIGLAETQQTLVLNRLRSRIRVQADGQMKTGRDVAIGALLGADEFGFATAPLVVEGCIMMRKCHLNTCPVGVATQDPVLRKKFSGKPEHVVNYFFFVAEEVRQIMAQLGIRKFDDMIGRADLLDMRRGIEHWKASGLDFSRLFALPNVPAEVPRYHVENQEHGLDKALDVKLIEKSRPAIERGEKVQFIEVARNVNRSVGAMLSGALTKVHPQGLPDDSIRIQLEGTGGQSFGAFLARGITLYLIGDANDYTGKGLSGGRVVVRPSLDFRGEAARNTIVGNTALYGATTGEAYLCGVAGERFAVRLSGATAVVEGTGDHGCEYMTGGTVAVLGKTGRNFAAGMSGGVAFVYDEDGQFASRCNMAMVSLEKVLTSAEQTASMHRKIWHGGETDEAQLKKLLEEHHRWTGSKRARELLDNWAVSRTKFVKVFPNEYKRALAELHDRKVEITSSGNNAHVGLEPHAIAASKTAPAAA